One genomic segment of Mastomys coucha isolate ucsf_1 unplaced genomic scaffold, UCSF_Mcou_1 pScaffold22, whole genome shotgun sequence includes these proteins:
- the LOC116070929 gene encoding 39S ribosomal protein L32, mitochondrial-like: MAPSLLLLLLSLPWPVRPGSLQRCWELLQHQLQQSWSRFASPQWALALPVPNPSILTEPGHDTTEDKENSSFLDSSFWMAAPKNRRTIKVNRCRRINSHKLIKIKNNIDICPECGHLKQKHVLCGYCYQKVHQETTKIRQQPGGGEGGPFKAPSVETVV, from the exons ATGGCTCcttcgctgctgctgctgctgctgtcactACCATGGCCGGTGCGTCCCGGATCGCTCCAGAGGTGCTGGGAGCTGCTACAACACCAACTGCAGCAGAGCTGGAGTCGCTTTGCCAGTCCACAGTGGGCACTAGCCTTACCAGTCCCGAATCCATCCATCCTCACAGAACCAGGACATGATACCACTGAAGATAAAGAGAATTCCAGCTTTTTGGATAGTAGCTTTTGGATGGCAGCTCCCAAAAACAGACGCACCATCAAAGTTAACCGATGTAGGAGAATAAACTCTCACAAgcttattaaaataaagaacaatataGACATTTGCCCTGAATGTGGTCACCTGAAGCAGAAACATGTCCTTTGTGGATATTGCTATCAGAAAGTACACCAGGAGACAACAAAAATCAGacaacagccgggcggtggtg AAGGGGGTCCTTTCAAAGCTCCTTCCGTTGAGACTGTGGTATAg